In Gossypium raimondii isolate GPD5lz chromosome 12, ASM2569854v1, whole genome shotgun sequence, a single window of DNA contains:
- the LOC105765581 gene encoding uncharacterized protein ycf20 yields MSFISVSFKFSLSPQTRLPCRKSFISRSSPGLLNIRAVQENGGPRRLVDIIRLVPDISRNYFRSPSRRALFGGISLLGGFYVAQTISLSFGALGVNDVIAAVICVLLTEYVTRFYYSRPKVTFPIALLNNFKMGFTYGLFIDAFKLAS; encoded by the coding sequence ATGAGTTTCATTTCTGTAAGCTTCAAATTCAGTTTGAGTCCTCAAACTAGACTTCCATGTAGAAAGTCTTTTATTTCACGATCATCACCTGGGCTTCTTAACATCCGAGCTGTGCAAGAGAATGGGGGTCCTCGAAGATTGGTTGACATCATAAGGCTTGTGCCAGATATTTCTAGGAACTACTTTCGAAGTCCTTCTCGAAGGGCACTTTTTGGTGGAATCTCCTTGTTAGGGGGTTTTTATGTTGCACAAACAATCTCTTTGTCCTTTGGTGCTTTAGGAGTAAACGATGTGATTGCAGCGGTAATATGCGTGCTACTGACGGAGTATGTAACAAGGTTTTATTACAGCCGTCCAAAGGTAACATTCCCTATTGCTCTTCTCAACAATTTCAAGATGGGTTTCACCTATGGACTTTTCATTGATGCTTTTAAGCTTGCCAGTTGA
- the LOC105765577 gene encoding zinc finger CCCH domain-containing protein 48 isoform X1, protein MDLDGGAGNNKRVFNRLGTDTSKNQKVCFHWRAGKCTRFPCSFLHSEPSHPSGSAAASSTANGSGAPKRFADDSGFSGSAQRRGPNFKNNHNNSWGRMGANNKVVRKTEKVCNYWVQGNCTFGDKCRFLHSWSLGEGFSMLNHLDGHQKLLSGIVLPAGMDKLFTGSKDETLRAWDANSGQCTGVINLGGEVGCMISEGLWLFVGIPNAVKAWNTQTNQEFSLSGPAGQVYAMIVGNSLLFAGTQGQSPSIIGFLQEGILAWKFNAVTNSFEPAASLKGHTLPVVSLMVGANRLYSGSMDHSIKVWSLETLQCLQTLTEHTNVVMSLLCWDQFLLSCSLDQTIKVWVATENGNLEVTYTHNEEHGLLNLRGMHDLESKPVLLCACNDNYVRLYDLPSFSERGKIFAKQEIRAIEVGPSGLFFTGDGTGFKVWKWAEPVATT, encoded by the exons ATGGATTTAGACGGCGGCGCCGGCAATAATAAGCGTGTCTTCAACCGGCTTGGAACAGACACTTCTAAAAACCAGAAAGTTTGTTTCCATTGGCGGGCCGGTAAGTGTACCCGTTTTCCTTGCTCTTTCTTGCACAGCGAACCGTCTCATCCTTCGGGCTCCGCCGCCGCCTCCTCCACCGCTAACGGATCGGGTGCTCCCAAACGCTTCGCTGATGATTCCGGATTCTCGGGTTCGGCTCAACGACGAGGCCCGAACttcaaaaataatcataataatagtTGGGGGAGAATGGGAGCTAATAATAAGGTGGTTAGAAAAACGGAGAAAGTATGTAATTATTGGGTGCAAGGGAACTGTACTTTCGGAGACAAGTGTAGGTTTTTACATTCATGGAGTTTAGGTGAAGGTTTTAGCATGTTGAATCACCTTGATGGGCACCAGAAA CTTCTCAGTGGAATTGTGCTGCCAGCAGGTATGGATAAGCTTTTTACAGGGAGTAAAGATGAGACGTTGAGGGCTTGGGATGCCAACTCTGGTCAG TGTACGGGTGTGATTAATCTTGGTGGTGAAGTGGGTTGCATGATCAGTGAAGGTCTTTGGTTGTTTGTTGGCATACCGAACGCTGTCAAG GCATGGAACACGCAAACTAACCAAGAGTTCAGTCTTAGTGGACCTGCTGGGCAAGTTTATGCTATGATTGTTGGGAATAGTTTGCTCTTTGCTGGTACACAG GGTCAGTCACCTTCAATCATCGGTTTTCTGCAGGAAGGTATATTGGCTTGGAAATTTAATGCCGTCACCAATAGCTTTGAACCAGCAGCATCACTCAAAGGTCATACCCTTCCTGTTGTATCATTAATGGTTGGAGCTAACAGACTATATTCAGGTTCCATGGACCATTCTATAAAG GTCTGGAGTTTGGAAACTTTGCAATGCCTACAGACTCTAACAGAGCATACTAATGTTGTTATGTCCTTGCTTTGCTGGGATCAGTTTCTTTTATCTTGTTCATTGGACCAAACAATAAAA GTATGGGTGGCTACTGAGAATGGAAACCTGGAAGTAACATACACTCACAACGAAGAACAT GGCCTGCTTAATCTTCGTGGGATGCACGACTTAGAATCCAAGCCGGTCTTGTTGTGTGCATGCAATGACAATTATGTCCGGCTTTATGATCTGCCCTC GTTCTCCGAGAGGGGTAAAATTTTTGCTAAGCAGGAGATTCGAGCCATCGAAGTAGGGCCTAGTGGCCTCTTTTTCACCGGCGACGGAACTGGTTTTAAAGTGTGGAAATGGGCTGAGCCAGTTGCTACAACTTGA
- the LOC105765577 gene encoding zinc finger CCCH domain-containing protein 63 isoform X2, protein MDLDGGAGNNKRVFNRLGTDTSKNQKVCFHWRAGKCTRFPCSFLHSEPSHPSGSAAASSTANGSGAPKRFADDSGFSGSAQRRGPNFKNNHNNSWGRMGANNKVVRKTEKVCNYWVQGNCTFGDKCRFLHSWSLGEGFSMLNHLDGHQKLLSGIVLPAGMDKLFTGSKDETLRAWDANSGQCTGVINLGGEVGCMISEGLWLFVGIPNAVKAWNTQTNQEFSLSGPAGQVYAMIVGNSLLFAGTQEGILAWKFNAVTNSFEPAASLKGHTLPVVSLMVGANRLYSGSMDHSIKVWSLETLQCLQTLTEHTNVVMSLLCWDQFLLSCSLDQTIKVWVATENGNLEVTYTHNEEHGLLNLRGMHDLESKPVLLCACNDNYVRLYDLPSFSERGKIFAKQEIRAIEVGPSGLFFTGDGTGFKVWKWAEPVATT, encoded by the exons ATGGATTTAGACGGCGGCGCCGGCAATAATAAGCGTGTCTTCAACCGGCTTGGAACAGACACTTCTAAAAACCAGAAAGTTTGTTTCCATTGGCGGGCCGGTAAGTGTACCCGTTTTCCTTGCTCTTTCTTGCACAGCGAACCGTCTCATCCTTCGGGCTCCGCCGCCGCCTCCTCCACCGCTAACGGATCGGGTGCTCCCAAACGCTTCGCTGATGATTCCGGATTCTCGGGTTCGGCTCAACGACGAGGCCCGAACttcaaaaataatcataataatagtTGGGGGAGAATGGGAGCTAATAATAAGGTGGTTAGAAAAACGGAGAAAGTATGTAATTATTGGGTGCAAGGGAACTGTACTTTCGGAGACAAGTGTAGGTTTTTACATTCATGGAGTTTAGGTGAAGGTTTTAGCATGTTGAATCACCTTGATGGGCACCAGAAA CTTCTCAGTGGAATTGTGCTGCCAGCAGGTATGGATAAGCTTTTTACAGGGAGTAAAGATGAGACGTTGAGGGCTTGGGATGCCAACTCTGGTCAG TGTACGGGTGTGATTAATCTTGGTGGTGAAGTGGGTTGCATGATCAGTGAAGGTCTTTGGTTGTTTGTTGGCATACCGAACGCTGTCAAG GCATGGAACACGCAAACTAACCAAGAGTTCAGTCTTAGTGGACCTGCTGGGCAAGTTTATGCTATGATTGTTGGGAATAGTTTGCTCTTTGCTGGTACACAG GAAGGTATATTGGCTTGGAAATTTAATGCCGTCACCAATAGCTTTGAACCAGCAGCATCACTCAAAGGTCATACCCTTCCTGTTGTATCATTAATGGTTGGAGCTAACAGACTATATTCAGGTTCCATGGACCATTCTATAAAG GTCTGGAGTTTGGAAACTTTGCAATGCCTACAGACTCTAACAGAGCATACTAATGTTGTTATGTCCTTGCTTTGCTGGGATCAGTTTCTTTTATCTTGTTCATTGGACCAAACAATAAAA GTATGGGTGGCTACTGAGAATGGAAACCTGGAAGTAACATACACTCACAACGAAGAACAT GGCCTGCTTAATCTTCGTGGGATGCACGACTTAGAATCCAAGCCGGTCTTGTTGTGTGCATGCAATGACAATTATGTCCGGCTTTATGATCTGCCCTC GTTCTCCGAGAGGGGTAAAATTTTTGCTAAGCAGGAGATTCGAGCCATCGAAGTAGGGCCTAGTGGCCTCTTTTTCACCGGCGACGGAACTGGTTTTAAAGTGTGGAAATGGGCTGAGCCAGTTGCTACAACTTGA
- the LOC105765579 gene encoding sorbitol dehydrogenase: MGKGGKSHQEGEENMAAWLVDLNTLKIQPFKLPPLGPHDVRVRMKAVGICGSDVHFLKTLRLADFVVKEPMVIGHECAGIIEEIGSEVKNLVPGDRVALEPGIGCWRCDLCKEGRYNICPDMKFFATPPVHGSLARQVVHPADLCFKLPDNLSLEEGAMCEPLSVAVHACRRANIGPETNVLVMGAGPIGLVTLLAARAFGAPRIVIVDVDDYRLSVANNLGADGVVKVSTNMQDIPEEVERICEVMGAVGVHVTFDCAGFNKTMSTALSATRAGGKVCLVGLGHNEMTVPLTPAAAREVDIIGIFRYKNTWPLCIELLRSGKIDVKPLITHRFGFSQKEVEEAFETSARGGDAIKVMFNL, from the exons ATGGGTAAAGGAGGGAAATCTCAtcaagaaggtgaagaaaacatggctgcTTGGCTCGTGGATCTTAACACCCTCAAAATTCAACCATTCAAGCTCCCTCCTCTTG GACCCCATGATGTGAGAGTTAGGATGAAAGCTGTTGGCATCTGTGGAAGTGATGTTCACTTTCTCAAG aCACTGAGGCTTGCAGATTTTGTAGTGAAAGAACCAATGGTGATAGGGCATGAGTGTGCTGGGATCATAGAGGAGATTGGAAGTGAAGTCAAGAATTTAGTGCCTGGTGACCGAGTGGCATTGGAACCAGGGATTGGTTGCTGGCGATGTGATCTTTGCAAGGAAGGTCGATACAATATATGCCCTGATATGAAGTTTTTCGCCACTCCACCGGTTCATGGTTCTCTTGCCCGTCAG GTAGTGCATCCTGCAGACCTGTGTTTCAAGCTGCCAGACAATCTAAGCTTGGAAGAAGGAGCTATGTGTGAGCCCTTGAGTGTAGCGGTCCACGCTTGTCGCCGAGCTAATATCGGTCCAGAAACCAATGTGTTGGTCATGGGAGCAGGACCAATAGGTCTCGTTACACTTCTGGCAGCTCGTGCTTTCGGGGCACCTAGAATTGTCATTGTAGACGTGGACGACTATCGACTGTCTGTTGCTAATAACCTCGGTGCTGATGGAGTTGTTAAAGTCTCAACAAATATGCAG GACATACCCGAAGAAGTTGAAAGAATATGTGAAGTGATGGGAGCAGTAGGAGTGCATGTAACCTTTGACTGTGCAGGCTTTAACAAAACAATGTCGACTGCTTTGAGTGCCACTCGAGCCGGTGGCAAGGTTTGCCTTGTTGGATTAGGCCATAACGAGATGACCGTCCCACTTACACCAGCTGCTGCTAG GGAGGTTGATATTATCGGGATATTCCGGTATAAGAACACTTGGCCTTTGTGCATTGAGCTTCTAAGAAGTGGTAAGATCGATGTGAAGCCATTGATAACTCACAGGTTCGGGTTTTCCCAGAAAGAGGTTGAAGAAGCTTTTGAAACTAGTGCTCGCGGCGGTGATGCCATTAAGGTCATGTTCAACCTGTGA
- the LOC105765580 gene encoding sorbitol dehydrogenase: MSKGGKSDQEDGEENMAAWLVGLNTLKIQPFKLPPLGPHDVRVGMKAVGICGSDVHFFKALRLADYVVKEPMVIGHECAGIIEETGSEVKDLVPGDRVALEPGIGCWRCDLCKEGRYNICPDMKFFGLPPFHGSLARQIVHPAYLCFKLPDNVSLEEGALCEPLSVAVHACRRGNISPETNVLVMGAGSIGLVTLLAARAFGAPRIVTVDVDGNRLSVAKELGADGVVEVSTNMQDIPKEVETICNVMGAKVDVSFDCAGLSKTMSTALSVTRAGGKVCLVGLGHNEMTVPLTPAAAREVDVIGVFRYKNTWPLCIELLRSGKIDVKPLITHRFGFSQKEIEEAFETSAGGGNAIKVMFNL, translated from the exons ATGAGTAAAGGAGGGAAATCTGATCAAGAAGatggtgaagaaaacatggctgcTTGGCTTGTAGGTCTCAACACCCTCAAAATTCAACCATTCAAGCTCCCTCCTCTTG gACCCCATGATGTGAGAGTTGGGATGAAAGCTGTTGGTATCTGTGGAAGTGATGTTCACTTTTTCAAG GCATTGAGGCTTGCGGATTATGTGGTGAAAGAACCAATGGTGATAGGGCATGAGTGTGCTGGGATCATAGAGGAAACTGGAAGTGAAGTGAAGGATTTAGTGCCTGGTGACCGAGTGGCATTGGAACCAGGGATTGGTTGCTGGCGATGTGATCTTTGTAAGGAAGGTCGATACAATATATGCCCTGATATGAAGTTTTTTGGCCTTCCACCATTTCATGGTTCTCTTGCTCGTCAG ATAGTGCATCCTGCATATCTGTGTTTTAAACTGCCAGACAATGTCAGCTTGGAAGAAGGGGCTTTGTGTGAGCCCTTAAGTGTAGCGGTTCATGCTTGTCGCCGAGGTAATATCAGTCCCGAGACCAACGTGTTGGTCATGGGAGCAGGATCTATAGGTCTCGTTACACTACTAGCAGCTCGTGCTTTTGGAGCACCAAGAATTGTCACCGTAGACGTGGACGGCAATCGACTATCAGTCGCTAAAGAACTAGGTGCTGATGGAGTTGTTGAAGTCTCAACTAATATGCAG GACATACCCAAAGAAGTTGAAACAATATGTAATGTGATGGGAGCAAAAGTGGATGTAAGCTTTGACTGTGCAGGCCTTAGCAAAACCATGTCGACTGCACTGAGTGTAACTCGAGCTGGTGGCAAGGTTTGCCTTGTGGGATTAGGCCATAACGAGATGACTGTCCCACTCACACCTGCTGCCGCTAG GGAAGTTGATGTTATTGGGGTATTTCGGTATAAGAACACCTGGCCTTTATGCATTGAGCTTCTAAGAAGTGGTAAGATCGATGTGAAGCCATTGATAACCCACAGGTTTGGGTTTTCTCAGAAAGAGATTGAAGAAGCTTTTGAAACCAGTGCTGGTGGTGGCAATGCCATTAAGGTCATGTTCAATCTGTGA